The DNA region CGTACTCCCCCGCTATCCCCACGCCGAAGAGCAGGATCCCCATGAGGAAGAAGTTTATGGCCATCAGGGTGAAGAGCCCCTCCGCCTCGGATCCCACCAGGAGGCGCCGGATCAGGAGGTAGAGGGCGAAGACCAGGCTGCCGACGGAGACCAGAAGGCCCGTTATGGTGACCGCCTGGAGGGGCACCATGGAGAAGCCGGTCATCAGGTCGAAGTTCAGCCGGATCAGCTGGTAGAGGCCGTACTTGGAGGTCCCCTTGTGCCGCTCCTCGTGGGAGACCGGTATCTCCACCGGGTTCTGGGCGAACCGCTTCCCCAGGGCGGGCAGGAACGTGGTGGTCTCTTTGCACATGTTTATCAGGTCCACGATCCGCCGGTCGTAGCCCCGGAGCATGCAGCCGTAGTCCCTTATGTTGAGCCCCGTTATCCGGTTGGTTACCCAGTTAACCAGCTTTGAGGGTATCTTGCGGGTTATTGCCGGGTCCTTTCGCATGGCCCGGTAGGTGCCCACCATGTCGTGTCCCCGGTCCATCTCCGCCACGATGCGGGGTATCTCCTCCGGCGGGTTCTGCAGGTCCGCGTCCAAGGTTATTATCTTGTCCCCCCTGGCCATGGAGAACCCGGCCATTATGGCCATGTGCTGGCCGAAGTTGCCGTTGAAGTCTACCACCCGCACGTAGTCCTTCCGGCGGGCCTCCTCCAGCAACATCCTTAGGGACCCGTCGGAGCTGCCATCGTTGACGAATATCACCTCCGCGGGCCTATCTAGGGCCTCCACCACCGGGAAGAGCCGCCCGAAGAGGTCCGGGAGGGACTCCTCCTCGTTGTAGACCGGTATGACGATGGAGACGTCGATCATCGGCATACCTCCCACAGGGCCCTAACCACGTCCATGGCGTCCTCCCGGGTCATCTCCGGGAAGAGGGGGATGGACATGACCCGGCTGGAGGCGTAGGAGGCGTTGGGCAGGTCCTGGTCGCTCCAGCCGAACTCCCGGTACCTCACGTGGTGGTGCACCGCCTTGTAGTGGACCCCAGTGCCTATGTTCATCTCCTTGAGCCGGGCCATGACCTCCTCCCGGGACATGCCAAGCTCCTCGGTCTTGAGCATCACCCAGTAGAGGTGGTGCCCGTGCACGTGGGGGTACCGGGGGGTGCCGGGGGTGATGAGGCCCTTGAGTCCCCGGAGCTCCGAGTCGTATATCTGGGCTATCTGGGAGCGCCTCTCCTGGAAGTGGCTCAGCTTCTTGAGCTGCTCCAGCCCTATGGCGGACTGGAGGTCCGTCAGGTTGGCCTTGATCCCCGGGGAGACGATCTCGTAGTCCGGCCTGCCCGATTGGGCGAACCTCTTCCAGGCCCCCTTGGACATGCCGTGCTGGCGCATCACCCGGCACGCGTCCGCCAGGTCCTCCCGATCGGTGACGATAATTCCCCCCTCGGCGGTGGTCATGTTTTTGGCGGGGTGGAAGCTGAAGACCCCCAGCGGGCTGGGGGAGGAGCCGATGGGGCGCCCCTTGTAGGCGGAGCCTATGGCGTGGGCGCAGTCCTCCACCAGGTGAAGCCGGTGCCGGGATGCGATCTCCCGGATGGGGTCCAGGTCCACCGGGAGCCCGGCGAAGTGGACCGGCATTATGGCCCGGGTGCGATCCGTGATGGCTCCCTCGATCTTCGACGGGTCCATGTTGAGGGTGTCCCCCTCCACGTCCACCAGAACCGGGGTAGCTCCGGTGTAGATTATGGCGTTCACCGTGGCGGCGAAGGTCATGGGGGTGGTTATCACCTGGTCGCCGGGGCCCACCCCCAGGGCCATCAGGGCGATCTGAAGACCCGCGGTGGCGGACGAGACCGACACCCCGTGGGCGGCCCCCACCAGCCGGGCGAACTCCTCCTCAAACCTCTGGGTGACCGGGCCGGTGGTGATCCACCCGGACAGCAGGACCTCCCGGACGGCGCTCACCTCCTCCTCCCCTATGGAGGGGCGGGAGAAGGGAAGGAAGCTTTCTCTCATCTGGCTGTGATCTCCTCTCGTGATCGTATCAACGGTTGACCAATATCATTTTCCCGTAGTAGGCGGGATCCTGGCCTGCCACCTGGTATTTTAATCCCAGTTGTTGGATCTCCTGTAGATGTTCCGGCCGGAGGATCATAACGCAGGCCTCCGCCTGCCACATCTCCTGGAGCCCCTTGGGGTCCGTGAACCAGCTGGGCCTCTCGGCCCGGTAGCCGAAGGTGAGCTCCCCGTAGTCGCCCCCCTCCTGGACCAGGGTGACGGTCCGGTTCAGGTAGAAGGGGATTGCCTGGTCGTAGTCCTTGTAGATGATCACCCGGCTATCGGGGGTAACCAGGGGTTGGGCCATGGAGGCCAGCGCCTTTGGGGACCTGGCCTGGGCCACCAGGGGGAACACCTGCTTCATGGCCAGGAGGAATACGATGGCCGCCACGCACCCTATGGCCACCGGGCTCCGCCTCATGAGGGCCACCCCCAGGGGGATCACGCCGCAGGCGATGGTGACGGACCCCACCACCGCCCCCAGTTGTCTTAGTGCTTGGGGGTCGAACCGGTCCTGGTAGGAGGGGTACACAATCAGGGCCGCCCCCAGGAGGACCATCAGGACCGCGGTGATGCCGAAGCCCAGAGACACGGCGCCGTATCGGCGGCCGTACAGCCCCCGGTCCAGGAAGATGCCCCCCAGGAGCCCCAGGGGGGGCATGGCGGGCACCATGTAGGGGATCAGCTTGGACCTGGAGGCGGAGAAGAAGGCCAGGATCACCGCCGCCCACAGGAGCATGAACAGGGCCTCCTCCGCCTCCGATGGGGTCTCGTGGTCCCTGATGCGGCTCGACACGTCGGATCTCAGGTACCTGAGCTCCCCCAGGGCGGATACGACCCCCTGAAGGACCGTGCCGGTCCAGGGGAGTAGCGCCACCGGGAGGATGGCCAGGAAGAACCACCAGGGCTGGTAGCGGTTGGAGACCATGGTGGAGTACCTGAGCAGGTGTTCGTGGACGAAGAAGAACCATGCGAAGTCCGGGTTGGCCTTGATGACCCGGTAGAACCAGGGGCCCGCCACCCCCAGGAAGGCTAGGATCCCCACCGGGGAGATGCCCTTGAGGATCAGGCGCCACCGCCGGGTGAGGGCTATCCAGGTGAGGAAGACCAGCCCGGGGAGGACGATGCCTATGAGCCCCTTGGTGAGCACCGACAGCCCCATGGCGGCGTAGCCCAGCCATAGGGCGGGTCTTGATCCGGTGAGGCCCTTGAAGATTAGCACCATGGAGAGGGTCATGAAGGCCCCCAGCGCCATGTCGGTGAGGGTTATGTGGGCCAGGGCGAACCATAGGAAGCCGGTGCCGGTGATGAAGGCCCCCAGGAAGGCGGCGGAGGGACCGTAGCTGGCCCCCATGGCGTAGGTGCCCATGGCCCCCAGGAGGGCGGAGGCGGCGCAGGGGATCCGGGCGGACAGCTCCGACGGGCCGAAGGCCTTGAGGGAGGAGGCCACCATCCAGTAGTACATGACGGGCTTCTCGAAGTACTTGACCCCGTTTAGTCTGGGGGTCACCCAGTCGCCGGAGGCGATCATCTCCCGGGGGATCTCGCTGTACCGGCCCTCGTCGGGCTCGATGAGGCCCCATCCGCCCAGGTTGTAGAAGTAGACCAGGCTCAGGAGCGTCACCAGCGCCGCCAGGGCGGCCGCATGGCTTCTGAAGGTGGACATCCGGGCTTTACCTCCTTAAGGGACAGGTTCTTTGGGATCCATGGGACGTAAATGCTTTGCGGCGGATCGCCCGCATATGATAGCATCATCTCAAACTCAAATTCCACTTTGAGGGAGGTTTCATGTCATGCGTTTCCTCCGTTCCTTCCGCTCCTCCGTTCGTATCTGGTTCATACTGGTGCTGGGCCTTGCGGTGGCCCTGGGGTCCCACTGGCTTCCCACCCCCTTCGCGGTGGGGCTTGCGGCGGCGTACCTGTTGGTGGCGGGCCTGGTGGGGCACTCCATATACGCCCCGGTGGGGGACATGGAGAGGGGCATGAGGGAGATAAGCTCCAGGCTGGACCTCACGTTCAGGACCTTCACCTGGGCTGGGGACGAGGTGGGGGAGGTGAGCCGGTCGGTGAACTCCTTCCTGACCGCCCTGGACGAGGCCATGGGGAAGGTCAAGGGGGCCCATGGCAGGAACGAGCAGGCGGCGTCCAAGCTGGCGGAGGCGTCGAACCGGCTGGGGCAGCTGGCGGGTGAGGTGGTCCGGTCCATAGGGGACTCCAGGGCCAGGGTTAGCCGGGCCGCCTCGTCCATAGAGGAGATAAACGCCGGAGTGGAGGAGGTGGCCGCCGGGGCCCAGACGGTGGCCCAGCGGAGCAGCGACATGGCGGAGCAGGCCGCGTCCGCCACCAGGGCCGGGGAGGCGGGGCTTGCGTCGGTCAAGGAGGCCACGGAGGTCATAGGTTCCCTGGCGGAGGAGGCGGTGGGGTCCTCCAAGCGGGTCAGGGAGCTGGCGGAGCGGGCCCATCAGATCCAGTCCATCGTGGGCAGCATCTCCCAGATAGCGGATCAGACCAACCTTTTGGCGCTGAACGCCGCCATCGAGGCGGCCCGTGCCGGGGAGGCGGGCCGGGGCTTTGCAGTGGTGGCCGAGGAGGTCCGGAAGCTGGCGGAGGAGAGCAACCAGGCGGCCAAGAACATAGCCCAGCTGGCGGGGGTCATAGTGAACGACCTGGAGGAGGTGGTCCGCTCGGTGGACAGGACCGCGGAGCGGGCGGACCTGGCCCGGGAGAGGGCCGCCTCGGTGGACAGTTCCATCCGGTCCATCCAGGAGTCCTTGAGGAGCATAAGCATGGCCACCCAGGACATGGCGGCGGTGGCCCAGGAGCAGGCGGCGTCCAGCCAGGAGATAGCCGAGTCGGTCCAGGGGGCGGCGGACATGGTTATGGAGGTGGACAGGGCCTTCGAGGTCCTGGCCCGGGTCTCCGAGGAGTTCAAGGGGGCGACGGGATCCGTGGAGGGGGCCATGAGGGACCTGGAGGCCACCGCGAAGGAGCTGGGCCGGGCCATAGGGGCCTTCAAGATATCCGGCGCCTCGTCGGTTCCCGCCCTGAGGGGCTGAGGGGGCAAACTCTTGATCCGGGAGGGGGAGATCCCCCTCCCCTTTTTATTGGCCCGGGTAGTTGTAGCGGGTCGCGTCTGTGATATATATTTGTCGAGGCTTTGGGCAGCCAGTCCAGGTTTTCGTCCGAGAGGGGATGGTACGGTGAACAGCGTAAGGGGTCGTCTCATCGGGGTTTTTCTTTTGGTGTCGCTCTTGGCGTTGGGAAGCCTCGGCTACGTGACCCTTCATCGAACCGAGGCGCTCCTCACCGAGGGGGCCCAGCGGGAGGGGATGGCCCTGGCGGAGGGGGCCTCCGCCAAGACGGACGCCCTGATAGGACGCCTTTTAGCCCTCCTGGAGTTCCAGGCCCAGAGGCCGGAGGTGCTCGGCATGGACTGGACGGTCCAGAGGGACGCCCTGGCGGCGGGGAGCAAGGGTGCGGGTTTCCTCGATGTCTTCGTGCTGGATCCGGCGGGGAAGGGGCGGTCCATATCGGGCAAGGAGGGGGACTATTCGGACCGGGGCTACTTCAAGGAGGTGCTTTCCACCAGGCGCTCCTACGTGGCGGATCCGGTCATATCCAAGAGCACCTGGGAGAGCGTGGTGGTCTTCGCGGTCCCCATAGTGAAGGGACCCGAACTTAGGGGGATCCTCATGGCCACCATGAGGACCAAGGACCTGGCGGCCTTCGCCGCCTCCATGAG from Thermanaerovibrio acidaminovorans DSM 6589 includes:
- a CDS encoding glycosyltransferase, translated to MIDVSIVIPVYNEEESLPDLFGRLFPVVEALDRPAEVIFVNDGSSDGSLRMLLEEARRKDYVRVVDFNGNFGQHMAIMAGFSMARGDKIITLDADLQNPPEEIPRIVAEMDRGHDMVGTYRAMRKDPAITRKIPSKLVNWVTNRITGLNIRDYGCMLRGYDRRIVDLINMCKETTTFLPALGKRFAQNPVEIPVSHEERHKGTSKYGLYQLIRLNFDLMTGFSMVPLQAVTITGLLVSVGSLVFALYLLIRRLLVGSEAEGLFTLMAINFFLMGILLFGVGIAGEYVGRIYLEVRQRPRYLIRAVYPEDPKP
- a CDS encoding DegT/DnrJ/EryC1/StrS family aminotransferase is translated as MRESFLPFSRPSIGEEEVSAVREVLLSGWITTGPVTQRFEEEFARLVGAAHGVSVSSATAGLQIALMALGVGPGDQVITTPMTFAATVNAIIYTGATPVLVDVEGDTLNMDPSKIEGAITDRTRAIMPVHFAGLPVDLDPIREIASRHRLHLVEDCAHAIGSAYKGRPIGSSPSPLGVFSFHPAKNMTTAEGGIIVTDREDLADACRVMRQHGMSKGAWKRFAQSGRPDYEIVSPGIKANLTDLQSAIGLEQLKKLSHFQERRSQIAQIYDSELRGLKGLITPGTPRYPHVHGHHLYWVMLKTEELGMSREEVMARLKEMNIGTGVHYKAVHHHVRYREFGWSDQDLPNASYASSRVMSIPLFPEMTREDAMDVVRALWEVCR
- a CDS encoding glycosyltransferase family 39 protein, with the translated sequence MSTFRSHAAALAALVTLLSLVYFYNLGGWGLIEPDEGRYSEIPREMIASGDWVTPRLNGVKYFEKPVMYYWMVASSLKAFGPSELSARIPCAASALLGAMGTYAMGASYGPSAAFLGAFITGTGFLWFALAHITLTDMALGAFMTLSMVLIFKGLTGSRPALWLGYAAMGLSVLTKGLIGIVLPGLVFLTWIALTRRWRLILKGISPVGILAFLGVAGPWFYRVIKANPDFAWFFFVHEHLLRYSTMVSNRYQPWWFFLAILPVALLPWTGTVLQGVVSALGELRYLRSDVSSRIRDHETPSEAEEALFMLLWAAVILAFFSASRSKLIPYMVPAMPPLGLLGGIFLDRGLYGRRYGAVSLGFGITAVLMVLLGAALIVYPSYQDRFDPQALRQLGAVVGSVTIACGVIPLGVALMRRSPVAIGCVAAIVFLLAMKQVFPLVAQARSPKALASMAQPLVTPDSRVIIYKDYDQAIPFYLNRTVTLVQEGGDYGELTFGYRAERPSWFTDPKGLQEMWQAEACVMILRPEHLQEIQQLGLKYQVAGQDPAYYGKMILVNR
- a CDS encoding methyl-accepting chemotaxis protein; this encodes MRFLRSFRSSVRIWFILVLGLAVALGSHWLPTPFAVGLAAAYLLVAGLVGHSIYAPVGDMERGMREISSRLDLTFRTFTWAGDEVGEVSRSVNSFLTALDEAMGKVKGAHGRNEQAASKLAEASNRLGQLAGEVVRSIGDSRARVSRAASSIEEINAGVEEVAAGAQTVAQRSSDMAEQAASATRAGEAGLASVKEATEVIGSLAEEAVGSSKRVRELAERAHQIQSIVGSISQIADQTNLLALNAAIEAARAGEAGRGFAVVAEEVRKLAEESNQAAKNIAQLAGVIVNDLEEVVRSVDRTAERADLARERAASVDSSIRSIQESLRSISMATQDMAAVAQEQAASSQEIAESVQGAADMVMEVDRAFEVLARVSEEFKGATGSVEGAMRDLEATAKELGRAIGAFKISGASSVPALRG
- a CDS encoding cache domain-containing protein; the encoded protein is MNSVRGRLIGVFLLVSLLALGSLGYVTLHRTEALLTEGAQREGMALAEGASAKTDALIGRLLALLEFQAQRPEVLGMDWTVQRDALAAGSKGAGFLDVFVLDPAGKGRSISGKEGDYSDRGYFKEVLSTRRSYVADPVISKSTWESVVVFAVPIVKGPELRGILMATMRTKDLAAFAASMRWAKTGYAFIVDRKGLIAAHPNAELVGKLNLAEAGEKVPRNLRRRSAPLLGGVRRLGSTPSMGRIPWGPLCPFGAPGGV